The Synergistaceae bacterium genome has a segment encoding these proteins:
- a CDS encoding sugar ABC transporter permease produces MQSQRKPVKITPYLLLLPAFILFTLFTFWPFLKTIILSFAFTDKKGNFVKWVGISNYIRVVSGTLFGKIISNTFLFALMIGTGTLVIAMFLSLVSVSRGRGGRLHEVMFSLPMAVASAPASAIFTFIMRKENGILNKILGTNIAWLQDPRWALFAVAIVTIWLSIGASYIFLLVGFRNVPEELLESATLDGAGVLRKTFNILIPLASPQIFFVIFLNITNSFKAFTQIKLLTEGGPNNATNTLIYSMYRNAILNNRYETACVQAILLFLVIFIITRIQNIFEKRMVFY; encoded by the coding sequence ATTCAATCTCAACGAAAGCCGGTTAAAATAACCCCTTATTTATTGTTATTACCTGCCTTTATATTATTTACTCTATTTACTTTCTGGCCTTTCTTGAAGACTATTATTCTTTCTTTTGCTTTTACCGATAAAAAAGGGAACTTTGTCAAATGGGTTGGTATTTCCAATTATATACGAGTTGTAAGTGGGACTTTATTTGGAAAAATCATTAGCAACACCTTTTTGTTTGCACTGATGATTGGGACAGGAACTCTGGTAATTGCAATGTTTCTTTCTCTTGTCAGTGTTTCCCGGGGTAGAGGAGGTCGATTGCACGAAGTGATGTTTTCACTCCCCATGGCGGTCGCCTCTGCTCCCGCATCAGCGATTTTTACATTCATAATGCGGAAAGAAAATGGAATTCTTAACAAAATACTTGGAACCAACATCGCATGGCTTCAAGATCCGCGGTGGGCGCTGTTCGCGGTCGCTATTGTTACCATTTGGCTTAGCATCGGAGCAAGCTATATTTTCCTCTTGGTAGGATTTAGAAACGTCCCGGAAGAATTACTTGAAAGTGCCACCCTCGATGGTGCAGGTGTTCTCAGAAAAACATTTAATATTCTCATACCCTTGGCGTCTCCTCAGATTTTCTTCGTTATATTTCTCAATATCACAAACTCATTTAAGGCGTTCACACAGATCAAGCTATTGACTGAGGGCGGACCAAACAATGCTACCAATACATTGATATATAGTATGTATAGGAATGCAATCCTGAACAATCGGTATGAAACAGCCTGTGTGCAGGCAATCCTGTTATTCTTAGTCATCTTTATTATAACCCGAATTCAAAATATTTTTGAAAAAAGGATGGTTTTCTACTAA
- a CDS encoding DeoR/GlpR transcriptional regulator, with product MTANKRQKIIIDTLKTRGGVIKVNEIAKQFGVSNETARRDIEYLKEQGAVTRVYGGAILSNNFSQKFFSPEIDNTDIWKKTAIARAAATMVKDGESIFVGIGSTMLQVVRNLKSLNELTVITPSLPVAMELTNTPFRIIVLGGILDPNELDLSGPLTLNNMDFFHVDKAFLGAGGVTVESGISDYNPNGFGRHAKMSRCADTTILVAQSDKFGKDALSIEMPLSQVDTIITDDKLPKEMEAAIRETGKNLIITRLDSKE from the coding sequence ATGACGGCCAATAAAAGACAGAAAATAATTATCGACACACTCAAGACTCGCGGTGGCGTCATCAAGGTTAACGAAATCGCTAAACAGTTTGGAGTTTCAAATGAAACTGCCCGCCGAGATATTGAATACTTAAAAGAACAAGGAGCAGTGACGCGAGTATATGGTGGGGCGATTCTATCTAATAATTTCAGTCAAAAATTTTTTTCTCCGGAAATAGACAATACTGATATTTGGAAAAAAACCGCTATCGCGAGAGCTGCCGCGACCATGGTCAAGGACGGCGAGAGCATCTTTGTAGGAATCGGCAGCACTATGTTGCAGGTAGTGCGCAATCTTAAGAGTTTAAATGAACTTACCGTGATTACTCCCAGTCTCCCTGTTGCAATGGAATTGACGAATACTCCCTTTAGAATCATTGTACTTGGTGGTATCCTTGACCCAAACGAACTTGATCTTTCAGGTCCACTGACATTGAATAATATGGACTTCTTCCATGTTGATAAAGCCTTCCTTGGAGCTGGCGGGGTTACTGTTGAGTCAGGGATTTCCGATTATAATCCGAACGGATTTGGTCGCCACGCCAAGATGAGCCGGTGCGCAGACACAACGATATTGGTTGCGCAGAGCGATAAGTTTGGGAAAGATGCACTTTCAATAGAGATGCCCCTTTCACAGGTGGATACAATCATAACGGATGATAAGCTTCCTAAAGAAATGGAAGCAGCCATTCGAGAAACCGGAAAAAATTTAATTATTACTCGATTGGACTCGAAGGAATAA